Proteins encoded together in one Chrysemys picta bellii isolate R12L10 chromosome 22, ASM1138683v2, whole genome shotgun sequence window:
- the LOC101934762 gene encoding adhesion G protein-coupled receptor E2-like isoform X2, with protein MAPTTVTESYPLTIIKYVGLTLSLLCLLLAILTFLLCRSIRNVSTSLHLQLCLCLCVFHGFIFNLMPRSRNQVACAVIAALLHYLFLACFSWMFLEGLHLFLIVRNLQVVNYTSRFIKRFMYPFGYGFPALVVAISAAVNHKGYGAYTKCFLSPESGFHWSFLGPVCAIILINIMFFALTLWILRRTLSSLNADVSTLRDHRLLTFKAIAQFFILGCPWSLGFLQVGPAAMVMRYLYFIAISLQGPFIFLVHCLLNRQVREEYRRWIKRFRTSSTKSQTSDLSMSAVPTTSTKTKDGWEPRERKDSCLVPKL; from the exons atggctcccaccacagtgaCG GAGAGTTACCCACTGACCATCATCAAATACGTGGGACTGACTCTGTCACTGCTGTGCCTCTTGCTCGccatcctcaccttcctcctGTGCCGCTCCATCCGCAACGTCAGCACCTCCCTCCAtctgcagctctgcctctgcctctgtgTGTTCCACGGGTTCATCTTCAACCTGATGCCCCGCAGCCGCAATCAG GTGGCGTGTGCTGTCATTGCTGCGCTCCTACACTACCTCTTCCTGGCCTGCTTCTCCTGGATGTTCCTGGAGGGGCTGCACCTCTTCCTCATCGTCAGGAACCTGCAGGTCGTGAATTACACCAGCCGGTTCATTAAGAGATTCATGTACCCGTTCGGCTACGGATTCCCAGCCCTGGTGGTGGCTATTTCTGCAGCAGTGAATCACAAAGGCTACGGAGCTTACACAAA GTGCTTTCTCAGCCCGGAGAGCGGCTTTCATTGGAGCTTCCTGGGTCCAGTCTGTGCCATAATCCTG ATAAATATAATGTTCTTTGCCCTAACCCTGTGGATCCTCAGAAGAACACTCTCCTCCCTCAATGCAGATGTGTCCACCCTCAGAGACCACAG GTTACTGACCTTTAAAGCCATTGCCCAGTTTTTCATTCTGGGCTGCCCATGGAGCCTTGGTTTCCTCCAAGTCGGCCCAGCAGCGATGGTCATGCGGTATTTATACTTCATTGCTATCAGCCTGCAGGGACCCTTCATCTTCCTGGTGCACTGTCTCCTCAATCGCCAG GTGAGAGAGGAGTACAGGAGATGGATCAAGAGATTCCGAACGTCCAGCACAAAATCTCAGACATCCGATCTATCCATGTCTGCTGTCCCCACCACCAGCACCAAGACG aaggacgggtgggaacccagagagagaaaagattcctgccttgtgccaaagctataa
- the LOC101934762 gene encoding adhesion G protein-coupled receptor E2-like isoform X1, with translation MAPTTVTVSHRETQITGQDPELRTQPWTKLSMEPLEALLGKRLSRSRGGWAGVTGDCPFAVLQESYPLTIIKYVGLTLSLLCLLLAILTFLLCRSIRNVSTSLHLQLCLCLCVFHGFIFNLMPRSRNQVACAVIAALLHYLFLACFSWMFLEGLHLFLIVRNLQVVNYTSRFIKRFMYPFGYGFPALVVAISAAVNHKGYGAYTKCFLSPESGFHWSFLGPVCAIILINIMFFALTLWILRRTLSSLNADVSTLRDHRLLTFKAIAQFFILGCPWSLGFLQVGPAAMVMRYLYFIAISLQGPFIFLVHCLLNRQVREEYRRWIKRFRTSSTKSQTSDLSMSAVPTTSTKTK, from the exons atggctcccaccacagtgaCGGTATCTCACCGTGAGACTCAGATCACAGGGCAGGACCCTGAGCTCCGCACTCAGCCGTGGACAAAGCTctccatggagccactggagGCTTTGCTGGGGAAAAGGCTGAGTCGGAgccgagggggctgggctggggtcacTGGTGATTGTCCCTTTGCTGTGTTACAGGAGAGTTACCCACTGACCATCATCAAATACGTGGGACTGACTCTGTCACTGCTGTGCCTCTTGCTCGccatcctcaccttcctcctGTGCCGCTCCATCCGCAACGTCAGCACCTCCCTCCAtctgcagctctgcctctgcctctgtgTGTTCCACGGGTTCATCTTCAACCTGATGCCCCGCAGCCGCAATCAG GTGGCGTGTGCTGTCATTGCTGCGCTCCTACACTACCTCTTCCTGGCCTGCTTCTCCTGGATGTTCCTGGAGGGGCTGCACCTCTTCCTCATCGTCAGGAACCTGCAGGTCGTGAATTACACCAGCCGGTTCATTAAGAGATTCATGTACCCGTTCGGCTACGGATTCCCAGCCCTGGTGGTGGCTATTTCTGCAGCAGTGAATCACAAAGGCTACGGAGCTTACACAAA GTGCTTTCTCAGCCCGGAGAGCGGCTTTCATTGGAGCTTCCTGGGTCCAGTCTGTGCCATAATCCTG ATAAATATAATGTTCTTTGCCCTAACCCTGTGGATCCTCAGAAGAACACTCTCCTCCCTCAATGCAGATGTGTCCACCCTCAGAGACCACAG GTTACTGACCTTTAAAGCCATTGCCCAGTTTTTCATTCTGGGCTGCCCATGGAGCCTTGGTTTCCTCCAAGTCGGCCCAGCAGCGATGGTCATGCGGTATTTATACTTCATTGCTATCAGCCTGCAGGGACCCTTCATCTTCCTGGTGCACTGTCTCCTCAATCGCCAG GTGAGAGAGGAGTACAGGAGATGGATCAAGAGATTCCGAACGTCCAGCACAAAATCTCAGACATCCGATCTATCCATGTCTGCTGTCCCCACCACCAGCACCAAGACG aagtaa
- the LOC101934762 gene encoding adhesion G protein-coupled receptor E2-like isoform X3, with the protein MAYKESYPLTIIKYVGLTLSLLCLLLAILTFLLCRSIRNVSTSLHLQLCLCLCVFHGFIFNLMPRSRNQVACAVIAALLHYLFLACFSWMFLEGLHLFLIVRNLQVVNYTSRFIKRFMYPFGYGFPALVVAISAAVNHKGYGAYTKCFLSPESGFHWSFLGPVCAIILINIMFFALTLWILRRTLSSLNADVSTLRDHRLLTFKAIAQFFILGCPWSLGFLQVGPAAMVMRYLYFIAISLQGPFIFLVHCLLNRQVREEYRRWIKRFRTSSTKSQTSDLSMSAVPTTSTKTKDGWEPRERKDSCLVPKL; encoded by the exons GAGAGTTACCCACTGACCATCATCAAATACGTGGGACTGACTCTGTCACTGCTGTGCCTCTTGCTCGccatcctcaccttcctcctGTGCCGCTCCATCCGCAACGTCAGCACCTCCCTCCAtctgcagctctgcctctgcctctgtgTGTTCCACGGGTTCATCTTCAACCTGATGCCCCGCAGCCGCAATCAG GTGGCGTGTGCTGTCATTGCTGCGCTCCTACACTACCTCTTCCTGGCCTGCTTCTCCTGGATGTTCCTGGAGGGGCTGCACCTCTTCCTCATCGTCAGGAACCTGCAGGTCGTGAATTACACCAGCCGGTTCATTAAGAGATTCATGTACCCGTTCGGCTACGGATTCCCAGCCCTGGTGGTGGCTATTTCTGCAGCAGTGAATCACAAAGGCTACGGAGCTTACACAAA GTGCTTTCTCAGCCCGGAGAGCGGCTTTCATTGGAGCTTCCTGGGTCCAGTCTGTGCCATAATCCTG ATAAATATAATGTTCTTTGCCCTAACCCTGTGGATCCTCAGAAGAACACTCTCCTCCCTCAATGCAGATGTGTCCACCCTCAGAGACCACAG GTTACTGACCTTTAAAGCCATTGCCCAGTTTTTCATTCTGGGCTGCCCATGGAGCCTTGGTTTCCTCCAAGTCGGCCCAGCAGCGATGGTCATGCGGTATTTATACTTCATTGCTATCAGCCTGCAGGGACCCTTCATCTTCCTGGTGCACTGTCTCCTCAATCGCCAG GTGAGAGAGGAGTACAGGAGATGGATCAAGAGATTCCGAACGTCCAGCACAAAATCTCAGACATCCGATCTATCCATGTCTGCTGTCCCCACCACCAGCACCAAGACG aaggacgggtgggaacccagagagagaaaagattcctgccttgtgccaaagctataa